One window of Aliarcobacter lanthieri genomic DNA carries:
- a CDS encoding molybdopterin molybdotransferase MoeA codes for MKEKLNYLDFKEACKTSLELVNPILKTEIIYLMNSLGRVISKDIVCVKNLPSFNNSAMDGFAIRFSDAGKTLKIKDTIFAGDKKDFEALEENECFKIMTGAKTPRDIDTIIPVECCEKLSDNSVIIPKNIKKGANLRLKGEELKQGEIIIKKGEAITSSHIALLASQGITQIEVFRKLKIAVLSTGNELKEPWEKADEEEIYNCNAFAIISQLKEKDFESTYCGVIPDSLEKSVVFLKNLSDFDIIITSGGISMGDADFIAQAFLKCGLDIAYHGINLKPGRAMMMGTLNGSLVLSLPGNPLAAMINCYLFVIPILKKLQGKISFYHDFTVVINKKCFKVKESRTEAVLGKVENGEFIVTRDNKYGSGMISAVYESNSLMVSEGNSSSIKENDNIKILDFSGRFTNKKVNFLN; via the coding sequence ATGAAAGAGAAATTGAATTATTTAGATTTTAAAGAAGCTTGTAAAACAAGTTTAGAACTTGTAAATCCTATATTAAAAACAGAAATTATATATCTTATGAATTCTTTAGGAAGAGTAATAAGTAAAGATATTGTTTGTGTAAAAAATCTTCCATCTTTTAATAACTCTGCTATGGATGGCTTTGCTATAAGATTTAGTGATGCTGGAAAAACTTTAAAAATAAAAGATACTATATTTGCTGGAGATAAAAAAGATTTTGAAGCTTTAGAGGAAAATGAGTGTTTTAAAATAATGACAGGAGCAAAAACTCCAAGAGATATAGATACTATTATACCTGTTGAATGTTGTGAAAAATTATCAGACAATAGTGTCATAATCCCAAAAAATATAAAAAAAGGTGCAAATCTAAGACTAAAAGGTGAAGAGTTAAAGCAAGGTGAAATCATCATAAAAAAAGGTGAGGCTATTACTTCATCTCATATTGCATTATTAGCTTCTCAAGGGATAACTCAAATAGAAGTTTTTAGAAAGTTAAAGATTGCTGTTTTATCTACAGGAAATGAATTAAAAGAGCCTTGGGAAAAAGCAGATGAAGAAGAAATTTATAATTGTAATGCCTTTGCTATAATTTCTCAACTAAAAGAGAAAGATTTCGAAAGTACTTATTGTGGAGTTATTCCAGATAGCTTAGAAAAGTCTGTTGTTTTTCTTAAAAATTTAAGTGATTTTGATATTATTATTACAAGTGGTGGAATATCTATGGGAGATGCTGATTTTATAGCACAAGCATTTTTAAAATGTGGTTTAGATATTGCATATCATGGTATAAATCTAAAACCAGGACGAGCTATGATGATGGGAACTTTAAATGGTAGTTTAGTTTTAAGTTTACCAGGAAATCCACTAGCAGCTATGATAAATTGCTATTTATTTGTAATTCCTATATTAAAAAAACTTCAAGGTAAAATATCTTTTTATCATGATTTTACTGTTGTTATAAATAAAAAATGTTTTAAAGTAAAAGAAAGTCGTACAGAAGCAGTATTAGGTAAAGTTGAAAATGGTGAATTTATAGTTACAAGAGATAATAAATATGGTTCTGGAATGATTAGTGCAGTTTATGAAAGTAATTCTTTAATGGTTTCTGAAGGAAATAGTTCAAGTATCAAAGAAAATGATAATATAAAAATATTAGATTTTTCAGGAAGATTTACAAATAAAAAAGTTAATTTTTTAAATTAA
- a CDS encoding c-type cytochrome, with product MKKLVFLFLCLSSLSFAVDYDPVRGEMLSLSCANCHGTDGKSNSIFPYIAGLDKDYLYKTLLDFKTSKRTDTYMMTKHTKGFTDEELEQLSYYFSKVK from the coding sequence ATGAAAAAACTCGTATTTTTATTTTTATGTTTATCAAGTCTATCGTTTGCGGTAGATTATGATCCTGTAAGAGGAGAGATGTTATCACTATCTTGTGCTAACTGTCATGGAACAGATGGAAAGTCTAATTCAATATTCCCTTATATTGCTGGTTTAGATAAAGATTATTTGTATAAAACTTTACTTGATTTCAAAACAAGTAAAAGAACAGATACTTATATGATGACGAAGCATACAAAAGGTTTTACAGATGAAGAACTTGAACAACTATCTTACTACTTTTCAAAAGTTAAATAA
- a CDS encoding NAD(P)/FAD-dependent oxidoreductase, with amino-acid sequence MLNRRNFNKLLLGATALSFTACSRLPREEVVLFPATKQRVIIVGGGFGGAATARYLRKFNSEIEIVLIEKNKEYYTCPMSNAVIAGMEKIDFIKKDLKTLAKKHNIHVLYETVTKIDGETNRVILGNGRIITYTKCVVSPGIDFKYEKGYIEGSEKYSPHAVQAGEQTLLLQKQLENMKDGGTFVMVAPADPFRCPPGPYERISLVAHYLKNNKPNSKIIVLDQKDKFSKQALFTNGWKELYGDLIDWRAAQFGGKVISVDPIKKIVITEDEEIQADVLNYIPNQKAGKLAFDSGLIAKGDWAPIHPKTFESKLVKNVHVIGDASIAQPMPKSAFSASTQGKVVALQIARFLKGQEPINPPKLANTCYSLLNPNYGISIAAVYNAHDDVIESVQGAGGVSPDNDEGFIRELEAQYAYSWYKSQTEDIFN; translated from the coding sequence ATGTTAAATAGAAGAAATTTCAATAAATTACTTTTGGGAGCAACTGCTCTATCTTTTACTGCTTGTAGTAGATTACCAAGAGAAGAAGTTGTATTGTTCCCAGCAACTAAACAAAGAGTTATTATTGTTGGAGGAGGATTTGGCGGAGCTGCAACAGCTAGATATCTTAGAAAATTCAATTCAGAAATTGAAATAGTTCTAATTGAAAAAAATAAAGAGTATTATACTTGTCCAATGAGTAATGCCGTTATTGCAGGTATGGAAAAAATTGATTTTATAAAAAAAGATTTAAAAACATTAGCTAAAAAACATAATATCCATGTTTTATATGAAACAGTTACAAAGATTGATGGAGAAACAAATAGAGTTATTTTAGGGAATGGTAGAATTATTACTTATACTAAATGTGTTGTATCACCAGGTATTGACTTTAAATATGAGAAAGGATATATTGAAGGTAGCGAAAAATACTCTCCACATGCAGTTCAAGCAGGTGAACAAACTTTATTACTTCAAAAACAACTTGAAAATATGAAAGATGGTGGAACATTTGTAATGGTTGCTCCAGCAGATCCTTTTAGATGCCCTCCTGGACCTTATGAAAGAATTTCTCTTGTAGCACACTATCTCAAAAATAACAAACCAAACTCTAAAATAATAGTTTTAGACCAAAAAGACAAGTTTTCTAAACAAGCTTTATTTACAAATGGTTGGAAAGAACTATATGGAGATTTAATCGATTGGAGAGCTGCTCAATTTGGTGGAAAGGTTATAAGTGTTGATCCTATTAAAAAAATAGTTATAACAGAAGATGAAGAGATACAAGCAGATGTATTAAACTACATTCCAAATCAAAAAGCTGGTAAACTGGCATTTGATTCAGGACTTATAGCAAAAGGTGATTGGGCTCCAATTCATCCAAAAACATTTGAATCTAAACTTGTAAAAAATGTTCATGTAATAGGAGATGCTTCAATTGCTCAACCTATGCCAAAATCAGCATTTAGTGCAAGTACACAAGGAAAAGTTGTAGCTTTACAAATTGCAAGATTTTTAAAAGGTCAAGAGCCTATTAATCCTCCAAAACTCGCTAACACATGCTATAGTTTATTAAATCCTAACTATGGTATATCTATTGCAGCTGTGTATAATGCACATGATGATGTAATAGAGAGTGTTCAAGGAGCTGGAGGAGTAAGTCCTGATAATGATGAAGGATTTATAAGAGAATTAGAAGCTCAATATGCTTATTCTTGGTATAAAAGCCAAACTGAAGATATCTTCAACTAA
- a CDS encoding cysteine desulfurase: MIKLNFLQYNKIDFNLKVDYSLDSLDSNIEFDDLCLEFLNNFSFKKLKTFSFSKEGFLGIFLELRDKKIAISLGETQALIDGAKIYESLGFQITYLSLNKDGSVDLSNLQNEEFDYVFISSYVMDTFLNINLEDIKSFTKAKIISNASANFSKISDIIYFDNYKLSGYALSGVLLFNDESFEQLNIGFTDSLAIYSCFKSYKNIKDDIKIKDIFILKLKEKFKDDLYFFVDNQQTLVNSFHIALKDIKARELIRTLAFENIFLSNGEGCSLGLSKPSRIIQAMGYDELTSRNALSFSFNENFSINEIDFIVDIMYKKYIQIKSFS, translated from the coding sequence TTGATTAAACTAAATTTTTTACAATATAATAAAATAGATTTCAATTTAAAAGTAGATTATAGTTTAGATAGTTTAGATTCAAATATTGAGTTTGATGACTTATGTCTAGAGTTTCTAAATAATTTTTCTTTTAAAAAATTAAAAACTTTTTCTTTTTCTAAAGAGGGTTTTTTAGGAATCTTTTTAGAATTAAGAGATAAAAAAATAGCTATTAGCCTAGGTGAAACACAAGCTTTAATTGATGGAGCAAAAATATATGAAAGCTTAGGTTTTCAAATAACATATTTATCTTTAAATAAAGATGGAAGTGTAGATTTGTCTAATCTTCAAAATGAAGAATTTGACTATGTTTTTATATCTTCTTATGTTATGGATACATTTTTAAATATAAATTTAGAAGATATAAAAAGTTTTACCAAAGCAAAAATAATATCAAATGCAAGTGCTAATTTTAGTAAAATTAGTGATATCATATATTTTGATAACTATAAATTATCTGGTTATGCTTTGAGTGGTGTATTATTATTTAATGATGAAAGTTTTGAACAACTAAATATTGGTTTTACAGATAGCCTAGCAATATACTCTTGTTTTAAATCATATAAAAATATAAAAGATGATATTAAAATTAAAGATATTTTTATTTTAAAGTTAAAAGAAAAATTCAAAGATGATTTATATTTTTTTGTTGATAATCAACAAACTTTAGTTAATAGTTTTCATATAGCTTTAAAAGATATTAAAGCAAGAGAGCTTATAAGAACTTTAGCTTTTGAAAATATATTTTTATCTAATGGCGAAGGATGCAGTTTAGGATTATCTAAACCATCTAGAATTATACAAGCTATGGGATATGATGAACTTACAAGTAGAAATGCGTTAAGTTTTAGTTTTAATGAAAATTTTAGTATAAATGAAATAGATTTTATAGTTGATATAATGTATAAAAAATATATACAAATAAAAAGTTTTAGTTAA